A stretch of Desulfobacterales bacterium DNA encodes these proteins:
- the cobT gene encoding nicotinate-nucleotide--dimethylbenzimidazole phosphoribosyltransferase produces MDRSIIELEDIIIGIKPVDGQWIEKARTRTSRLVMPTRALGRLHDISERMCGISRTLQPSVRNKAVLIMAADHGIVDEGVSAYPQEVTGEMIKTFLKDGAGINVISSYVGVQVQVVDVGIIPELDPNSLSGGEKLHIEKIRKGTSNFAKGPAMNLHDARQSLMTGFTHASRLFKNGTDIIGTGDMGIGNTTPSAAIGSVITGKRLDEMVGPGTGLDDKGIIKKKNAILRGIELNQPDPENGLDILAKIGGFEIGAIAGTILAAAFHQKPVVVDGLISTAGALIAHCLCPASAGYMFAGHCSEEPGHKAMLAWLGLDPILDLGMRLGEGSGGALSMTIIEAAIRVLCDMMTFDEASVSNKE; encoded by the coding sequence ATGGACAGATCCATTATTGAATTGGAAGACATCATTATCGGGATCAAACCGGTAGACGGGCAATGGATTGAAAAAGCCAGGACGCGAACATCCCGACTGGTGATGCCCACACGTGCACTGGGACGGCTTCACGATATATCCGAACGGATGTGCGGAATCTCCCGGACCCTTCAGCCGTCGGTCCGGAACAAAGCCGTCCTGATCATGGCGGCAGACCACGGAATCGTTGATGAAGGCGTCAGCGCCTATCCGCAGGAAGTCACAGGGGAAATGATAAAAACCTTCCTGAAAGACGGGGCAGGCATCAACGTCATTTCATCGTATGTCGGGGTTCAGGTCCAGGTGGTTGATGTCGGCATCATCCCTGAACTTGATCCGAATTCCCTTTCCGGTGGAGAAAAGCTCCATATTGAAAAAATCAGAAAAGGAACCTCGAATTTTGCCAAGGGCCCGGCCATGAACCTCCATGACGCGCGGCAGTCTCTGATGACCGGCTTTACACATGCCTCCCGTCTTTTTAAAAACGGGACAGACATTATCGGCACCGGAGATATGGGAATCGGAAACACAACCCCGTCTGCCGCAATCGGATCCGTCATTACCGGAAAGCGTCTGGATGAAATGGTGGGACCGGGTACCGGGCTCGATGACAAGGGAATCATCAAAAAAAAGAACGCTATTTTACGCGGGATTGAGCTGAATCAGCCGGACCCTGAAAACGGACTCGATATTCTGGCCAAAATCGGCGGTTTTGAAATCGGGGCCATTGCCGGGACCATCCTTGCAGCAGCCTTCCATCAAAAACCTGTGGTAGTAGACGGCCTGATTTCAACCGCCGGCGCCCTTATCGCCCACTGCCTCTGTCCGGCTTCCGCAGGCTATATGTTCGCCGGGCACTGTTCGGAAGAACCCGGTCACAAGGCAATGCTGGCCTGGCTGGGGCTTGATCCCATTCTGGATCTGGGCATGCGGCTGGGCGAAGGCAGCGGTGGCGCCCTTTCCATGACAATCATCGAAGCGGCGATCCGGGTCCTTTGTGACATGATGACATTTGACGAAGCGAGCGTAAGCAATAAGGAATAG
- a CDS encoding U32 family peptidase — protein sequence MSHTPKKVELLAPAGNLEKLEIAVHYGADAIYLSGKEFSLRSYSGNFSRDEIRQAVSLAHDHDVRVYVACNVYSRNNEQDAITDYLHALRDISPDAVIISDPGILMEAFKIMSGIPVHLSTQANTTNYRTALFWKQLGVSRVNVARELTLKEIREIADRSAMEVEAFVHGAMCISYSGRCLLSSFMAKRDSNRGLCCHPCRWNYAVVEALRPGEYMPITEDDRGSYIFNSKDLCMIDHIPELIAAGIHSFKIEGRMKGINYLASVVKVYREAIDAWYRSPSRYQVQPYWREELLKINNRHYCTGFYFGDPDQIMPNYDLGQSASPYIFCGKITGATCDGLTPVEVRNKIFNGDPIEILETSGPAKTDKIIDIYDNDGLSVPFAQPGSRVFLKLGKNYRPSDLIRKLTQQTEPA from the coding sequence ATGAGTCATACACCGAAAAAAGTCGAGCTTCTGGCGCCGGCCGGAAATCTGGAAAAGCTTGAAATTGCCGTTCATTATGGGGCAGATGCCATTTACCTTTCCGGAAAAGAATTCAGTCTGAGAAGCTATTCAGGCAATTTTTCCCGGGATGAAATCAGACAGGCGGTCTCCCTGGCTCACGACCACGACGTCCGGGTTTATGTGGCCTGTAACGTCTACTCAAGAAATAACGAACAAGACGCCATCACTGACTATCTTCACGCACTCAGAGACATCAGCCCCGATGCGGTCATCATTTCGGACCCCGGCATCCTGATGGAAGCCTTTAAAATCATGTCCGGCATCCCGGTTCACCTGAGTACCCAAGCCAATACCACCAATTACCGGACAGCGCTGTTCTGGAAGCAGCTCGGAGTCTCGCGGGTCAACGTTGCCAGAGAACTGACCCTGAAAGAAATCCGTGAAATCGCTGACCGGAGTGCCATGGAAGTTGAGGCATTTGTCCATGGCGCCATGTGCATTTCCTATTCCGGCCGTTGTCTTCTGAGCAGTTTCATGGCAAAACGTGACAGCAACCGCGGTCTGTGCTGTCATCCATGCCGCTGGAACTACGCCGTAGTCGAGGCCCTGCGTCCCGGCGAATATATGCCGATCACAGAGGATGACCGCGGCAGTTATATCTTTAATTCAAAAGATCTTTGCATGATCGACCACATTCCCGAACTGATAGCTGCCGGCATCCATTCGTTCAAAATTGAAGGCCGCATGAAGGGAATCAATTATCTGGCATCGGTCGTAAAGGTTTACCGCGAAGCCATAGATGCCTGGTACCGCAGTCCATCCCGCTATCAGGTTCAGCCCTACTGGCGAGAGGAACTTTTAAAAATAAATAACCGGCACTACTGCACCGGATTTTATTTTGGAGACCCGGACCAGATAATGCCCAATTATGATCTTGGCCAGTCAGCATCGCCATATATATTCTGCGGCAAAATAACCGGGGCCACCTGTGACGGTCTGACCCCCGTTGAGGTAAGAAACAAGATTTTCAACGGCGACCCCATAGAAATTCTTGAGACTTCCGGTCCGGCAAAAACTGACAAAATCATTGATATATACGATAACGATGGGCTATCTGTTCCGTTTGCACAACCGGGCAGCCGGGTTTTTCTTAAATTGGGGAAAAATTACAGGCCAAGTGATCTGATCCGAAAACTGACACAGCAGACTGAACCGGCATAA
- a CDS encoding cob(I)yrinic acid a,c-diamide adenosyltransferase — translation MKGYVQIYTGNGKGKTTASLGLSIRAAGAGLKVYIAQFLKMGDYSEIKALQRFSDLITIEQFGLGEFIKGKPSPKEIKSALAGLEKIKSIIAADEHDVVIMEEGNVAVMCGLFPVEELLNIIDAKPEHMELVITGRGADPKVIEKADLVTEMKEIKHYYQKGVQARVGIEK, via the coding sequence ATGAAAGGTTATGTGCAGATCTATACGGGTAACGGCAAGGGGAAAACAACCGCATCTCTGGGACTGTCCATACGGGCGGCCGGCGCCGGACTCAAGGTCTATATCGCTCAGTTCCTCAAAATGGGCGACTACAGCGAAATCAAGGCGCTTCAACGTTTTTCGGACCTTATCACCATAGAGCAGTTCGGCTTGGGCGAATTTATCAAAGGCAAACCCTCACCGAAAGAAATCAAATCCGCCCTTGCCGGCCTTGAAAAAATCAAATCGATCATTGCCGCCGACGAGCATGATGTGGTGATCATGGAAGAAGGAAATGTGGCGGTCATGTGCGGTTTGTTTCCCGTCGAAGAGCTGCTGAACATCATTGACGCAAAGCCGGAACATATGGAGCTTGTCATCACCGGGCGGGGCGCGGATCCAAAGGTAATCGAAAAAGCAGACCTGGTAACCGAAATGAAAGAGATCAAGCACTATTACCAGAAAGGGGTCCAGGCCAGAGTTGGAATCGAAAAATAA
- a CDS encoding cobyric acid synthase yields the protein MESKNNPSAKAPCIAVFGTGSDVGKSIVVTALCRLFVNNGMRVAPFKAQNMSNNSGVTPEGLEMGRAQIVQAEAARIAPHVDMNPILLKPTSDVGAQVILMGQALNNRTAREYHQYKTHLINAACDALDRLRRQYDMVILEGAGSCAEVNLMSHDIVNFKMAEYAEAPVILVGDIHRGGIFAQLIGTLACLPEHCRDRIKGFIINRFRGDLTLFEDGTRWIEQTSKKPVLGVLPWYRHITIEAEDSVIIENPEKVSRAAIIRPAIAIVRIPHISNFTDFDPLFSIPALHVHFIEKVQELSLFDAVILPGSKNTCHDLRWLHQTGWACELNAYAEQGGHILGICGGYQMMGSNVIDPEGLEGSPGTTRGLALLPIETILKAPKTTTLSRFSWDGFEGTGYEIHMGQTQRFDGRVMFQVKERNGASVLMEDGCISPNENIMGTYMHGLFDSPDITRQWLTRIGLSDVPVSAAYGPAARDTQYDLLAAHFKTHIDTRRIMNELTHGYHNGEAQ from the coding sequence TTGGAATCGAAAAATAATCCATCTGCCAAAGCGCCTTGCATCGCCGTATTCGGAACCGGTTCCGATGTGGGCAAAAGCATTGTCGTAACCGCTTTGTGCCGGCTTTTTGTCAACAATGGCATGCGCGTTGCGCCGTTCAAGGCCCAGAACATGTCCAATAATTCCGGGGTAACGCCTGAAGGACTTGAGATGGGCCGGGCCCAGATCGTCCAGGCCGAAGCGGCCCGGATTGCCCCTCACGTGGACATGAATCCAATTCTGCTCAAGCCCACCAGCGATGTGGGCGCACAGGTGATCCTGATGGGCCAGGCCCTCAACAACCGTACCGCCAGAGAGTATCACCAATACAAGACGCATCTGATTAATGCTGCCTGCGATGCGCTGGATCGGCTTCGCCGCCAGTATGACATGGTCATTCTGGAAGGTGCCGGCTCGTGTGCCGAAGTCAACCTGATGTCCCATGACATCGTAAATTTTAAAATGGCTGAATATGCCGAAGCGCCGGTAATTCTGGTGGGAGACATCCACCGGGGCGGAATTTTCGCCCAGCTCATCGGCACCCTGGCGTGCCTTCCGGAGCATTGCCGGGATCGGATAAAAGGCTTTATTATTAACCGGTTCCGGGGTGATCTCACCCTGTTTGAAGACGGCACCCGCTGGATCGAACAGACATCGAAAAAGCCTGTTCTGGGAGTTTTGCCCTGGTACCGGCATATCACGATCGAGGCCGAGGATTCGGTTATTATTGAAAATCCTGAAAAAGTATCCCGCGCAGCGATCATCCGGCCGGCAATCGCCATTGTCCGCATCCCACATATATCTAATTTCACCGATTTTGATCCGCTTTTCAGCATCCCGGCTCTTCACGTTCATTTCATCGAGAAGGTACAGGAGCTTTCACTGTTTGACGCAGTCATCCTGCCCGGGTCAAAAAATACATGTCATGATCTCCGGTGGCTGCATCAAACCGGATGGGCATGTGAACTGAACGCTTATGCTGAACAAGGGGGCCATATTCTGGGAATATGCGGCGGATATCAAATGATGGGCAGCAACGTAATTGACCCCGAAGGACTCGAAGGCTCTCCGGGGACAACCCGGGGGCTCGCGCTGCTTCCAATTGAAACCATCCTGAAAGCACCCAAGACCACTACCCTCTCCCGATTTTCATGGGACGGGTTTGAGGGCACCGGATATGAAATTCACATGGGACAAACCCAGCGATTTGACGGCCGCGTCATGTTTCAGGTGAAGGAGCGGAACGGAGCTTCCGTCTTGATGGAAGACGGCTGTATTTCTCCGAATGAAAACATCATGGGCACCTACATGCACGGGCTGTTTGATTCTCCGGATATTACCCGGCAATGGCTGACCCGAATCGGTCTGTCAGATGTTCCGGTATCGGCCGCTTATGGCCCTGCAGCCAGGGATACCCAGTACGATCTTCTTGCCGCACATTTTAAAACGCACATTGACACCCGGCGCATCATGAATGAACTGACTCACGGCTATCACAACGGAGAAGCGCAGTGA
- the cobU gene encoding bifunctional adenosylcobinamide kinase/adenosylcobinamide-phosphate guanylyltransferase gives MKDIIFVIGGCRSGKSRHALELAEQISADQRCYVATCVPHDDEMKQRVTRHQQERSNSWITVEEPVRLPEIIGTHGHPGNLLLIDCLTLWISNLMMETRDLDEIMIRIDRLTKALDQARCPVILVSNEVGAGIVPENPLARLFRDAAGFTNQKVAACADRVIWTVAGIPVKIKG, from the coding sequence GTGAAAGACATTATTTTTGTAATCGGCGGATGTCGCAGCGGCAAAAGCCGCCATGCACTGGAACTGGCCGAACAGATTTCGGCAGATCAGCGTTGCTATGTGGCCACATGCGTCCCTCATGATGATGAAATGAAACAGCGTGTCACCCGCCATCAGCAGGAAAGAAGCAACAGCTGGATTACTGTGGAGGAACCGGTCAGACTGCCCGAGATCATCGGCACCCATGGCCATCCGGGGAATCTTCTGCTAATCGACTGCCTGACCCTGTGGATCAGCAACCTGATGATGGAAACCCGCGACCTGGATGAGATCATGATCCGCATCGACCGCCTCACCAAAGCACTGGATCAGGCCCGGTGCCCGGTCATTCTGGTGTCCAATGAAGTCGGCGCCGGAATAGTGCCTGAAAACCCGCTGGCACGACTGTTCCGGGATGCCGCAGGCTTTACCAACCAGAAAGTGGCCGCCTGCGCCGACAGGGTCATCTGGACCGTTGCCGGAATTCCGGTGAAGATAAAGGGATAG
- the cobS gene encoding adenosylcobinamide-GDP ribazoletransferase — translation MNSLISAIQFITILPIGKQVPFNPRAMIPFFPVAGIILGIAVTGFDHIASAFWPAPVTSLLDVIFLIVLTGAFHMDGLGDTADGLYNYRNREKALAIMKDSRIGVMGLVAIVCALLTKWAGIYSIQEHRWLLLLIIPSYARASMIFGIRFLPYGRPEGTGHDFFNTPLPFSAFWALLIPVCLSLFLGWQALWLNFLFIAITGLTLLYYKNRMDCITGDMLGAMSEITESLLFLLISAGGIS, via the coding sequence ATGAACTCACTGATTTCCGCCATACAGTTTATCACGATACTGCCCATCGGCAAGCAGGTGCCGTTCAATCCCCGGGCCATGATTCCGTTTTTCCCGGTGGCAGGGATCATCCTTGGAATTGCCGTTACCGGTTTTGACCATATTGCATCTGCCTTCTGGCCCGCACCGGTCACTTCGCTCCTCGATGTCATTTTCCTGATTGTGCTGACCGGTGCATTTCACATGGATGGTCTGGGAGATACCGCAGACGGGCTGTATAATTATCGAAACCGGGAAAAGGCACTGGCGATCATGAAAGACAGCCGCATCGGAGTGATGGGGCTGGTCGCCATTGTCTGCGCGCTGCTGACCAAATGGGCCGGCATTTACAGTATTCAGGAGCACCGGTGGCTTCTGCTCCTGATCATACCGTCCTATGCCAGGGCCAGCATGATTTTCGGCATCCGGTTCCTGCCCTACGGCAGGCCCGAAGGCACCGGCCACGATTTTTTCAACACCCCCCTGCCGTTTTCCGCATTTTGGGCCTTGCTGATACCCGTATGCCTGTCATTGTTTCTGGGCTGGCAAGCACTGTGGCTCAATTTCCTGTTCATAGCCATCACGGGGCTGACCCTTCTCTATTACAAAAACCGTATGGACTGTATTACCGGCGACATGCTGGGGGCAATGTCGGAAATCACCGAATCCTTGCTTTTTCTACTGATTTCAGCGGGAGGAATATCATGA
- a CDS encoding pyridoxal phosphate-dependent class II aminotransferase, with amino-acid sequence MINGHGGNIYALAASLGCEPSDIIDMSSNVNPIGPPPGLIDCLKAHLDTITALPEVDAEGAVAAFAIRHGIDPDRVLAGNGTTQFIYTLPRALSARKALILGPTYADYADACHLNQVPCDFILADDSRDLIHDADAISSSIGDADLVFICNPNNPTGTLIPAPDLEQLCRSHPDTRFVIDESYLPFVKKPEMHSMIHSPFSNAIILNSMSKIFRLPGLRIGFLIARPEIISTLAPYALPWSANSLAQDAVRYLMAQTGSIDAFICNTRQLIEAEKQMFLDTFQNVSGIHFFPSVTSFLLARLSGSFTAEDVCTALARHKLLIRNCSNFRGLTNRYIRISMKTPEINRMAAERLMALLKSKQHTEGNKAAHQ; translated from the coding sequence ATGATTAACGGCCACGGCGGAAATATTTACGCACTGGCAGCCTCGCTGGGCTGCGAGCCGTCAGACATTATCGATATGAGCAGCAATGTCAACCCCATAGGCCCTCCGCCCGGGCTGATTGACTGTCTCAAAGCGCATCTGGACACCATCACCGCCCTTCCCGAAGTTGACGCTGAAGGTGCGGTCGCCGCATTTGCGATCCGTCACGGAATCGATCCGGACCGGGTGCTTGCCGGAAATGGTACCACCCAGTTCATCTATACACTGCCCCGGGCGCTTTCTGCCCGAAAGGCGCTGATTCTCGGACCGACCTATGCGGACTATGCCGATGCCTGCCACCTGAATCAGGTGCCCTGCGACTTTATCCTTGCCGACGATAGTCGGGACCTGATTCACGATGCTGACGCGATCTCATCTTCGATCGGGGACGCTGATCTGGTATTTATCTGCAATCCCAACAACCCAACCGGCACGCTGATCCCCGCACCTGACCTTGAACAGCTTTGCCGGTCACACCCGGACACGCGCTTTGTCATTGATGAATCCTACCTGCCCTTTGTAAAAAAGCCTGAAATGCACTCAATGATTCATTCACCCTTTTCGAATGCGATCATTCTCAACTCCATGTCAAAAATATTCCGACTGCCGGGACTGAGAATCGGTTTTTTGATTGCCCGGCCTGAGATCATCAGCACGTTAGCCCCCTATGCACTCCCATGGAGCGCCAACAGCCTGGCTCAGGACGCCGTCAGATATCTGATGGCACAAACCGGATCCATCGATGCGTTTATCTGCAACACCCGGCAGCTGATCGAGGCCGAAAAGCAGATGTTTCTGGACACGTTTCAAAACGTATCCGGGATCCATTTTTTTCCAAGCGTCACCTCGTTTCTGCTGGCAAGGCTTTCCGGCAGTTTTACCGCAGAAGATGTCTGCACGGCGCTGGCCCGCCACAAACTGCTGATCCGAAACTGCTCCAATTTCAGGGGTCTGACAAACCGTTACATCCGGATTTCCATGAAAACACCGGAAATTAACCGCATGGCAGCGGAAAGGCTCATGGCCTTACTAAAGAGCAAGCAGCACACAGAAGGAAACAAAGCTGCTCACCAATAA
- the cbiB gene encoding adenosylcobinamide-phosphate synthase CbiB — MDYYHFLYVLPAVFVLDLLLGDPPEWPHPVRWMGRAISAVEPDFRGIPIKPTISGGLFALFLILCTWVATYLILKVAYLIHPVLKIMIEMVLIYFCISIRSLEKAAMVVSAALSQNKLDDARQKVSLIVGRDVKSLDENGVARASVETVAENLVDGIISPLFFAAIGGAPLAMAYKMVNTLDSMVGYKNETYREFGTVSARIDDILNYLPARLSVPLIALAAQLINRKGAVSFKTAWKEGANHSSPNSGYSEAAFAGALGVKLGGPNFYHGILVTKPFIGEDFGETGTAHIKRACDLMLLSSIFWGAALWLIIAGVIYFA, encoded by the coding sequence ATGGATTATTATCATTTTTTGTATGTACTTCCGGCTGTGTTTGTTCTTGATCTTCTTCTGGGGGACCCTCCCGAATGGCCCCATCCGGTCAGATGGATGGGAAGAGCGATCAGTGCGGTTGAGCCGGATTTCAGGGGAATTCCGATCAAGCCCACCATCTCAGGAGGACTTTTTGCCCTGTTTCTGATTCTCTGCACCTGGGTGGCTACGTATCTCATCCTCAAGGTTGCGTATCTTATTCATCCGGTACTGAAAATAATGATCGAAATGGTGCTGATCTATTTTTGCATTTCAATCCGATCTTTAGAAAAGGCAGCCATGGTCGTGTCAGCCGCTCTCAGCCAGAACAAGCTGGACGATGCCAGGCAGAAAGTATCTCTGATTGTCGGCCGGGATGTCAAATCGCTTGATGAAAACGGTGTGGCAAGGGCTTCTGTTGAAACCGTTGCTGAAAATCTTGTCGACGGGATCATCTCTCCCCTCTTTTTTGCCGCCATTGGCGGGGCGCCGCTGGCAATGGCCTACAAGATGGTCAACACCCTGGATTCCATGGTCGGCTATAAAAATGAAACCTACCGGGAATTTGGAACCGTATCGGCCAGAATTGACGACATTCTGAACTATCTCCCGGCACGCCTTTCCGTTCCGCTAATTGCACTGGCCGCCCAGCTGATCAATCGCAAGGGCGCGGTCTCGTTTAAAACTGCATGGAAAGAAGGCGCAAACCATTCCAGTCCCAATTCCGGATATTCGGAGGCGGCATTTGCCGGCGCACTGGGCGTTAAACTCGGTGGCCCCAATTTTTATCATGGAATACTGGTTACCAAGCCGTTCATCGGAGAGGATTTTGGAGAAACCGGAACCGCCCATATCAAAAGGGCATGCGATCTGATGCTTCTGTCTTCCATATTCTGGGGAGCAGCCTTGTGGCTGATCATTGCCGGTGTTATATACTTTGCATAA
- the cbiR gene encoding cobamide remodeling phosphodiesterase CbiR, with protein sequence MKTRLPYPALSESYRNLFPFRLATTSFIYPDTYANNVRMLAPYVDEIELLMFESAAASLPSKKDISELCLLADDFDITFNVHLPYDVPLDDTDPTKRAHAADAIRHVIELTAPLWPSTLTLHLPYNEAGCESGHIKAWQENICEGMNHILTSGIDSRKISIETLAYPFKWAEPVVKELNLSVCLDIGHLMRFGYNVNDAFNRYADITTIIHLHGIENRQDHVALNNLSENELNLIWNILNRYKGIMSVEVFSFKHLETSLKLLKKELALPHVTHTQDLQEP encoded by the coding sequence TTGAAAACCAGGTTGCCCTATCCGGCACTGTCCGAATCGTACAGGAATCTGTTCCCGTTCAGGCTGGCCACCACGTCATTTATTTATCCGGACACGTATGCCAATAATGTCAGAATGCTGGCCCCTTACGTGGATGAAATCGAATTGCTCATGTTTGAAAGCGCCGCGGCCAGTCTGCCATCGAAAAAAGACATCTCTGAGCTTTGCCTTCTTGCTGACGATTTTGATATCACCTTCAATGTCCACCTGCCCTATGATGTTCCACTGGATGATACTGATCCGACAAAGCGCGCTCATGCCGCTGATGCCATCCGCCACGTCATCGAACTGACCGCCCCGCTGTGGCCGAGCACCCTGACCCTTCATCTTCCATACAATGAGGCCGGCTGTGAATCCGGTCATATTAAGGCATGGCAGGAAAACATCTGTGAAGGGATGAATCATATACTGACATCAGGCATTGACAGCAGAAAGATTTCAATCGAAACCCTGGCGTATCCGTTTAAATGGGCAGAACCGGTCGTAAAAGAGCTGAACCTGTCCGTATGCCTTGACATCGGGCATCTGATGCGCTTCGGCTACAATGTAAATGACGCATTCAACCGGTATGCGGATATCACCACCATCATTCATCTCCACGGAATTGAAAACCGGCAGGATCACGTGGCGTTAAATAACCTGTCTGAAAACGAACTAAATTTAATATGGAATATATTAAACCGGTACAAGGGGATCATGTCCGTGGAGGTGTTTTCATTCAAACATCTGGAAACATCGTTGAAACTCCTGAAAAAAGAACTGGCCCTGCCTCACGTCACACATACACAAGACCTGCAAGAACCTTGA